In Amycolatopsis solani, a single window of DNA contains:
- a CDS encoding oxidoreductase: MTNTDGRVWLITGCSAGFGREIALAALAAGDRVVATARRPETLADLAARGGERVRTAALDVTDEGQIDAAVKTALAAFGRIDIVVNNAGNGSVGAVEELTMAELRGLLDVMFFGAVAVTKAVLPHLRAQGGGTVVQISSMGGQLSMPGFGAYCAAKYALEGLSGALAAEVAPFGVRVLIVEPGAFRTEFGGGRMHRSRTIDAYAVSTSGTREAVDAMDGSQPGDPAKAAAAIVRAVGSAGAPLHLALGADAVEAIRAQHEALAADLASWEDVSRATALG, translated from the coding sequence ATGACGAACACCGACGGCCGTGTCTGGCTGATCACCGGGTGCTCGGCCGGGTTCGGGCGGGAGATCGCGCTGGCCGCGCTGGCGGCGGGTGACCGCGTGGTGGCGACGGCGCGCCGGCCGGAGACGTTGGCGGACTTGGCGGCGCGTGGCGGTGAGCGGGTGCGGACGGCGGCGCTGGACGTGACCGACGAGGGGCAGATCGACGCGGCGGTGAAGACGGCGCTGGCGGCGTTCGGCCGGATCGACATCGTGGTGAACAACGCGGGCAACGGCTCGGTCGGCGCGGTCGAGGAGCTGACGATGGCGGAGTTGCGCGGGTTGCTGGACGTGATGTTCTTCGGCGCGGTGGCGGTGACGAAGGCGGTGCTGCCGCACCTGCGGGCGCAGGGTGGCGGGACGGTCGTGCAGATCAGTTCGATGGGCGGACAGCTTTCGATGCCGGGCTTCGGTGCTTACTGCGCGGCGAAGTACGCGCTGGAGGGCCTTTCGGGGGCGCTGGCGGCGGAGGTGGCGCCGTTCGGGGTGCGGGTGCTGATCGTGGAGCCGGGTGCGTTCCGGACCGAGTTCGGTGGTGGTCGCATGCACCGCTCCCGCACGATCGACGCGTACGCGGTGTCGACGTCGGGCACGCGGGAGGCGGTGGACGCGATGGACGGGAGTCAGCCGGGTGACCCGGCGAAGGCCGCGGCGGCGATCGTGCGGGCGGTCGGGAGTGCCGGCGCGCCGCTCCACCTGGCGCTGGGGGCGGACGCGGTGGAGGCGATCCGGGCGCAGCACGAGGCGCTGGCGGCGGACCTGGCGTCGTGGGAGGACGTCAGCCGGGCGACGGCGCTGGGTTAG
- a CDS encoding VOC family protein, with protein MTTQGIKTVLHPVTDLAAAKAVYTALLGTEPQADAPYYVGYDTEGQHIGLVPHGAQQGMTGPVTYWHVDDLAAKLAEVTAAGAKVKDEPKDVGNGRLVATFTDPDGNVLGLLQD; from the coding sequence ATGACCACCCAGGGGATCAAAACCGTCCTGCACCCCGTCACCGACCTGGCCGCGGCCAAGGCCGTCTACACCGCCCTGCTCGGCACCGAACCCCAAGCCGACGCGCCCTACTACGTCGGCTACGACACCGAAGGCCAGCACATCGGCCTCGTCCCCCACGGCGCACAGCAGGGCATGACCGGCCCGGTGACCTACTGGCACGTCGACGACCTCGCGGCGAAACTCGCCGAAGTCACCGCCGCCGGCGCGAAGGTCAAGGACGAACCCAAGGACGTCGGCAACGGCCGCCTCGTCGCGACCTTCACCGACCCCGACGGCAACGTCCTCGGCCTCCTGCAGGACTAA
- a CDS encoding ABC transporter ATP-binding protein, with amino-acid sequence MTLVEAKDLRRSFTHPSGDIEVLRGLELRVGAGELVTVSGRSGSGKSALLALLCGFDAPDSGCVLLDGVPITGAPPWHTCAVLPQALGLANELTIAENVALPLRLRSDIPRPAAADIHTRVTGLLDELGIGDLGDRYPLEVSFGQQQRVALARAVAGRPRVLLTDEPTAHLDAGSTPRVLRLLRRCATEGAAVIVATHDDEVHRIADRRVRLLDGVLTALLD; translated from the coding sequence ATGACCCTCGTCGAAGCCAAGGACCTGCGCCGCAGCTTCACCCACCCCAGCGGCGACATCGAAGTCCTGCGCGGCCTCGAACTGCGCGTCGGCGCCGGCGAACTCGTCACCGTCTCCGGCCGCTCCGGCTCCGGCAAAAGCGCACTGCTGGCCCTGCTCTGCGGATTCGACGCCCCCGACTCCGGCTGCGTCCTCCTCGACGGCGTCCCCATCACCGGCGCACCCCCGTGGCACACCTGCGCCGTGCTACCCCAAGCCCTCGGCCTCGCCAACGAACTCACCATCGCCGAAAACGTCGCCCTCCCCCTCCGACTGCGCTCCGACATCCCCCGCCCCGCCGCCGCCGACATCCACACCCGCGTCACCGGACTCCTCGACGAACTCGGCATCGGCGACCTCGGCGACCGCTACCCCCTCGAGGTCTCCTTCGGCCAGCAGCAACGAGTCGCACTGGCCCGCGCCGTCGCCGGACGCCCCCGCGTCCTGCTCACCGACGAACCCACCGCCCACCTCGACGCCGGCTCCACCCCCCGCGTCCTGCGCCTGCTCCGCCGCTGCGCCACCGAGGGAGCCGCCGTCATCGTCGCCACCCACGACGACGAAGTCCACCGCATCGCCGACCGCCGCGTCCGCCTCCTCGACGGCGTGCTCACCGCACTGCTCGACTGA
- a CDS encoding ABC transporter ATP-binding protein encodes MPEKPIFSLHGIGVDYQTPAGIVTGVDDVSIDVPARGMTVLAGPSGSGKSTLLRVLGLFEQPARGTLTFQGADVRKLKHRERRALRRHHLGLVFQNPADNLLGYLTVAENLHAAAEAAGTDCNAEDILGQLGLHGTGDWKISALSGGQQQRLAFGCVLAARSTVILADEPTSQLDEASADLVLDTLRYLVDQDFAVLVASHDDRLIDLGARVARLHKGTLESIEEREPQP; translated from the coding sequence GTGCCTGAAAAACCGATCTTCTCCCTCCACGGCATCGGCGTGGACTACCAGACCCCCGCCGGCATCGTCACCGGCGTCGACGACGTCAGCATCGACGTCCCCGCCCGCGGCATGACCGTCCTCGCCGGCCCCTCCGGCTCCGGCAAATCCACGCTGCTGCGCGTACTGGGCCTGTTCGAACAACCCGCCCGCGGCACGCTGACCTTCCAAGGCGCCGACGTCCGCAAGCTCAAGCACCGCGAACGACGAGCACTGCGCCGCCACCACCTCGGCCTGGTCTTCCAGAACCCCGCCGACAACCTCCTCGGCTACCTCACGGTCGCCGAAAACCTCCACGCCGCCGCCGAAGCCGCCGGCACCGACTGCAACGCCGAAGACATCCTCGGCCAGCTCGGCCTGCACGGCACCGGCGACTGGAAGATCTCCGCCCTCTCCGGCGGACAACAGCAACGCCTCGCATTCGGCTGCGTCCTCGCCGCCCGCTCCACCGTCATCCTCGCCGACGAACCCACCTCCCAGCTCGACGAAGCCTCCGCCGACCTCGTGCTCGACACCCTGCGCTACCTCGTCGACCAGGACTTCGCCGTCCTCGTCGCCTCCCACGACGACCGCCTCATCGACCTCGGCGCCCGCGTGGCCCGCCTGCACAAGGGCACCCTCGAAAGCATCGAAGAACGGGAACCGCAGCCATGA
- a CDS encoding FtsX-like permease family protein: protein MTKPWRAAPKAALSSPLTLIVAAVTSLLACFLGTAAVLQASAAGGAAVTYQTGITCPDSYGPVFGKGNIRVQDIPALTQAVQRHAPAHGFGAPVVGAYTTVLPGTQFNGDPHYKIRLGYRDQTGLDNLALQQGTRAPGLWLGNVVADAEHIGIGTTPDFHGATLPPVTGIYRDLLDPPPRFWCSQQSGAVIDRLANDPIDSVAFATDQKTFDTAVKTIGLPTMQYFHISFYEQAPTTLSGAEDLLQRSHDLVDDVRADLTAQGLGSLVAADVPTFERSVQIARQAQDNVFVSILPLALISVLVGCAGLGTVALQWYQRRHAQLRLLSARGSGPAALGGLAVAELGLPILLGGAAGAVAARLLLGVYGPPGAPDPAAELRAVGVAAGTLVLSLALLAAVVAVRVHREFELGRVRRKGNRARVLAYFPWELATAGMAWLGWTRLAHYGGGSRLGNPLPQVDPLALTYPVFVVLTVGLLTARLAWLALHASHRARFWSKPALQLAIRRLAGARAPVTGVLVIGTLAVGTLATGIGIAHGQEEALNTKSAVFVGSNARLDTDSPIGMGDVAMPPSLAGTSTVVGELTGTGSVVLVVDPATFAHGAAVDSVPTGDLDELLRKISQPDPRGTPVIRIGHTPKQTATLPDGLPDAVPAGDLPVFPMIGTSPGYVVSRTVLSHAQLDSVPKWSVLTQAPLAEATTALRGAGVFIPNRVSRETALDGLPFFVVSWTFSFVALLGAVLGIVAILALLVAVEVRRRQNALAGALVLRMGMRPRTLLASHLMELGALSGLAIVVGVVCGISVAGLSVPRFDPATFLAPRSELPDPLPFVLTVVVIGVAVVALAGWIAVRSVRTARTAELIRA from the coding sequence GTGACCAAGCCGTGGCGAGCGGCCCCGAAAGCCGCCCTCTCCAGCCCGCTGACGCTGATCGTGGCCGCGGTGACCTCGCTGCTCGCCTGCTTCCTCGGCACCGCCGCGGTCCTGCAGGCCTCCGCCGCCGGCGGCGCCGCCGTCACTTACCAGACCGGCATCACCTGCCCCGACAGCTACGGCCCGGTGTTCGGCAAGGGCAACATCCGCGTCCAGGACATCCCCGCCCTCACCCAAGCCGTCCAACGGCACGCTCCCGCGCACGGCTTCGGCGCACCGGTCGTCGGCGCCTACACCACCGTCCTGCCCGGCACCCAGTTCAACGGCGACCCCCACTACAAGATCCGCCTCGGCTACCGCGACCAGACCGGTCTGGACAACCTCGCACTGCAGCAGGGCACCCGCGCCCCCGGGCTGTGGCTCGGCAACGTCGTCGCCGACGCCGAACACATCGGGATCGGCACCACGCCCGACTTCCACGGCGCCACGCTGCCCCCGGTCACCGGCATCTACCGCGACCTGCTCGACCCGCCACCCCGGTTCTGGTGCTCCCAGCAGTCCGGCGCCGTCATCGACCGCCTGGCCAACGACCCGATCGACTCGGTCGCCTTCGCCACCGACCAGAAGACCTTCGACACCGCCGTCAAGACCATCGGCCTGCCGACGATGCAGTACTTCCACATCTCCTTCTACGAGCAGGCACCGACCACCCTCAGCGGCGCCGAAGACCTGCTGCAGCGCTCCCACGACCTCGTCGACGACGTCCGCGCCGACCTGACCGCCCAGGGCCTCGGCTCCCTCGTCGCCGCCGACGTCCCGACCTTCGAGCGCTCGGTGCAGATCGCCCGCCAGGCCCAGGACAACGTGTTCGTCTCGATCCTGCCGCTCGCCCTGATCAGCGTCCTGGTCGGCTGCGCCGGCCTCGGCACCGTCGCCCTGCAGTGGTACCAGCGGCGGCACGCGCAACTGCGGCTGCTCTCCGCCCGCGGCAGCGGCCCGGCCGCCCTCGGCGGCCTCGCCGTCGCCGAACTCGGCCTGCCGATCCTCCTCGGCGGCGCCGCCGGAGCCGTCGCGGCCCGGCTGCTGCTCGGCGTCTACGGCCCGCCCGGCGCCCCCGACCCGGCCGCCGAGCTGCGGGCCGTCGGAGTCGCCGCCGGAACCCTGGTGCTCTCGCTGGCTCTGCTGGCCGCCGTCGTCGCCGTCCGCGTGCACCGCGAGTTCGAACTCGGCCGGGTGCGGCGCAAGGGCAACCGGGCCCGGGTGCTCGCGTACTTCCCGTGGGAACTCGCGACGGCGGGCATGGCCTGGCTCGGCTGGACCCGGCTGGCCCACTACGGCGGCGGATCCCGGCTCGGAAATCCATTACCGCAGGTGGATCCGCTGGCACTGACCTACCCGGTGTTCGTGGTGCTGACCGTGGGCCTGCTGACCGCCCGGCTGGCGTGGCTCGCTCTGCACGCCTCCCACCGCGCCCGCTTCTGGTCCAAACCCGCGTTGCAGCTGGCGATCCGGCGCCTCGCCGGCGCCCGCGCACCGGTCACCGGCGTCCTCGTCATCGGCACCCTCGCCGTGGGCACCCTCGCCACCGGGATCGGCATCGCCCACGGTCAGGAAGAGGCGCTCAACACCAAGTCCGCCGTCTTCGTCGGCAGCAACGCCCGCCTCGACACCGACAGCCCGATCGGCATGGGCGACGTCGCGATGCCGCCGTCCCTCGCCGGCACCAGCACCGTCGTCGGCGAACTGACCGGCACCGGCAGCGTGGTGCTCGTCGTCGACCCAGCGACGTTCGCCCACGGCGCCGCCGTGGACAGCGTCCCGACCGGCGACCTCGACGAGCTCCTGCGCAAGATCTCCCAGCCCGACCCGCGCGGGACACCAGTGATCCGCATCGGCCACACCCCCAAGCAGACCGCCACCCTGCCCGACGGCCTCCCCGACGCCGTCCCCGCCGGCGACCTGCCGGTGTTCCCCATGATCGGCACCTCACCCGGCTACGTCGTCTCCCGCACGGTGCTCAGCCACGCACAGCTCGACAGCGTCCCCAAGTGGAGCGTGCTCACCCAAGCGCCGCTGGCCGAAGCGACCACCGCGCTGCGCGGCGCCGGCGTCTTCATCCCCAACCGGGTCAGCCGCGAAACCGCCCTCGACGGCCTCCCGTTCTTCGTCGTCTCCTGGACGTTCTCGTTCGTCGCCCTCCTCGGCGCCGTCCTCGGCATCGTCGCGATCCTGGCCCTGCTCGTGGCCGTCGAAGTCCGCCGTCGGCAGAACGCCCTCGCCGGCGCGCTGGTGCTGCGCATGGGCATGCGCCCACGGACCCTGCTCGCCAGCCACCTCATGGAACTCGGCGCGCTCAGCGGCCTCGCGATCGTCGTCGGCGTCGTCTGCGGGATCTCCGTCGCCGGCCTCTCGGTACCGCGCTTCGACCCCGCCACCTTCCTCGCACCCCGCTCGGAACTACCCGACCCGCTGCCCTTCGTGCTCACCGTCGTCGTCATCGGCGTGGCCGTCGTCGCGCTGGCCGGCTGGATCGCGGTGCGCTCGGTGCGCACCGCCCGGACCGCGGAGCTGATCCGTGCCTGA
- a CDS encoding glycosyl hydrolase family 18 protein, protein MSVFLATLAVSAGSLVTAAETAQAATPLPAHVFAPYFEAWTGESPAALAQQSGAKHLTMAFIQAATKGSCTVYWNGDTGMPIANATFGADIATIRSRGGDVIPSFGGYTADNTGTEIADSCTSVDSIAAAYESVITTYDVPRLDMDIEDNSLTNSAGIDRRNKAIKKVQDWAAANGRSLQISYTLPTTTRGLADSGLAVLRNAVTNGTRVDVVNLMTFDYYDNAAHQMATDTQTAATGLVSQLAALYPGKTQAQLWASVGVTEMIGVDDFGPAETFTTADAATVYNWAVSKGINEISFWALQRDNGGCPGGGAADNCSGIAQDTWFFSHAFEPFTGGTSVPGNDFSVTANPASAAVDPGKSATATIATAVTSGSAQQVALSVTGAPAGVTASVSPGTVTAGGTATLSVSTTTAAVPGVYPLTITGTAGSGSHSATFTLTVTGTPPAGGVVNGGFETGTLSPWSATGDAIVASPAHSGTHALQVVPTASATGEAAQNITLAPNHAYTLKAWVQGSYAYIGVRGGATASTWTSSSGWTQLSVPFTTGASGAVTVYVHGWYGQSALYADDFTIG, encoded by the coding sequence ATGTCCGTTTTCCTGGCCACGCTGGCGGTTTCGGCCGGTTCGCTGGTCACCGCCGCCGAGACCGCCCAGGCCGCCACGCCGCTGCCCGCGCACGTGTTCGCGCCCTACTTCGAAGCCTGGACGGGGGAGAGCCCGGCCGCGCTGGCCCAGCAGTCCGGCGCCAAGCACCTCACGATGGCGTTCATCCAGGCCGCCACCAAGGGCTCCTGCACCGTCTACTGGAATGGTGACACCGGGATGCCGATCGCGAACGCGACCTTCGGCGCCGACATCGCCACCATCCGCTCCCGCGGCGGGGACGTCATCCCCTCCTTCGGCGGCTACACCGCCGACAACACCGGAACCGAAATCGCCGACAGCTGCACCAGCGTGGACTCGATCGCCGCCGCGTACGAATCGGTGATCACCACCTACGACGTCCCGCGGCTCGACATGGACATCGAGGACAACTCGCTGACCAACTCCGCCGGGATCGACCGCCGCAACAAGGCCATCAAGAAGGTCCAGGACTGGGCCGCCGCGAACGGGCGCTCCCTGCAGATCTCCTACACCCTGCCCACCACCACCCGCGGCCTCGCCGACAGCGGGCTGGCCGTGCTGCGCAACGCCGTCACCAACGGCACCCGCGTCGACGTGGTCAACCTGATGACCTTCGACTACTACGACAACGCCGCCCACCAGATGGCCACCGACACCCAGACCGCCGCCACCGGCCTGGTTTCCCAGCTCGCCGCGCTCTACCCGGGCAAGACGCAGGCGCAGCTGTGGGCGAGCGTCGGGGTCACCGAGATGATCGGCGTCGACGACTTCGGCCCCGCCGAGACGTTCACCACCGCCGACGCCGCCACCGTCTACAACTGGGCCGTCTCGAAGGGCATCAACGAGATCTCCTTCTGGGCGCTGCAGCGCGACAACGGCGGCTGCCCCGGCGGCGGCGCCGCGGACAACTGCTCCGGTATCGCGCAGGACACCTGGTTCTTCAGCCACGCCTTCGAACCCTTCACCGGCGGCACCTCCGTGCCCGGCAACGACTTCTCGGTCACCGCGAACCCGGCCTCGGCTGCCGTCGACCCCGGCAAGTCCGCCACCGCCACCATCGCCACCGCGGTGACGTCCGGCTCCGCCCAGCAGGTCGCGCTCTCGGTCACCGGCGCACCCGCCGGCGTCACGGCGTCGGTCAGCCCGGGCACGGTCACCGCGGGCGGCACCGCGACCCTGTCGGTGAGCACCACGACCGCGGCCGTCCCCGGGGTCTACCCGCTGACGATCACCGGCACCGCCGGCTCCGGCAGCCACAGCGCCACCTTCACCCTCACCGTCACCGGCACCCCGCCCGCCGGCGGCGTGGTCAACGGCGGCTTCGAAACCGGCACGCTGAGCCCGTGGAGCGCCACCGGCGACGCGATCGTCGCCTCCCCGGCCCACTCCGGCACGCACGCCCTGCAGGTCGTACCCACCGCCTCGGCCACCGGCGAAGCCGCGCAGAACATCACCCTGGCCCCCAACCACGCCTACACCCTCAAGGCGTGGGTCCAGGGCAGCTACGCCTACATCGGCGTCCGCGGCGGGGCCACCGCGAGCACGTGGACCTCGAGCAGCGGCTGGACGCAGCTGTCAGTGCCCTTCACCACCGGCGCGTCGGGCGCGGTGACGGTCTACGTCCACGGCTGGTACGGCCAAAGTGCCCTCTACGCGGACGACTTCACCATCGGCTGA
- a CDS encoding carboxymuconolactone decarboxylase family protein → MPHIPLDPNLPGISSLFAYRPETAAPLGQLAQVLLRGPNSLSVGERELIATVVSNGNECRFCTGSHAAAAAETLDGGRAVVDAACGGIDDAPVSAKIKALLWIALAVRETGRAVTGELVAAARAEGATDVEIHDTVLIAASFCLFNRYVDGLATVAPDDQAVYDQIGKRLAADGYAGLGN, encoded by the coding sequence ATGCCGCACATCCCGCTCGACCCGAACCTGCCCGGGATCTCCTCGCTCTTCGCCTACCGGCCGGAGACCGCGGCCCCGCTCGGGCAGCTGGCCCAAGTGCTGCTGCGCGGCCCGAACTCCCTCAGCGTCGGCGAACGCGAGCTGATCGCGACCGTCGTGTCCAACGGCAACGAGTGCCGCTTCTGCACCGGCAGCCACGCCGCCGCGGCCGCCGAAACCCTCGACGGCGGCCGCGCGGTGGTCGACGCCGCGTGCGGCGGGATCGACGACGCCCCCGTCTCGGCGAAGATCAAGGCACTGCTGTGGATCGCCCTCGCCGTCCGCGAAACCGGGCGCGCGGTCACCGGCGAGCTCGTCGCGGCCGCCCGCGCCGAGGGCGCCACCGACGTCGAGATCCACGACACCGTGCTGATCGCGGCGTCGTTTTGCCTGTTCAACCGGTACGTCGACGGGCTCGCCACGGTCGCCCCCGACGACCAGGCCGTCTACGACCAGATCGGCAAGCGCCTCGCCGCCGACGGCTACGCCGGGCTAGGGAACTAG
- a CDS encoding quinone oxidoreductase family protein: MRAAEIRVAGEPPVVTDRPVPEPGPEEVAVSVTAAPITPLDLLCASGTSYFGRPATPYVPGVQGVGVLTRPAPTHPAGTPVWFATTAGMIPGDGSMAEHAVVAAADVVVLPPGADHALVAALGLSAVAAWRCLTGTGRLATGETVLVLGAGGVVGQSAIQLARVAGAGHVVACARSDAALARARRLGADSTVRLEAGDDVGSLARRLGEWPADLVIDPVWGLPAAAALHALRPGGRLVNLGSSAGEQSSLSSALLRSRSLHVRGYTNNELTADQRREALLTVVEHAIAGALTVDYARVALPDAPRAWTRPGRVVLVP; this comes from the coding sequence GTGCGCGCCGCGGAGATCCGGGTGGCGGGCGAGCCGCCGGTGGTGACCGACCGGCCGGTGCCCGAACCGGGACCGGAAGAGGTCGCGGTCAGTGTCACGGCGGCCCCGATCACCCCGCTGGACCTGCTCTGCGCGTCCGGCACGTCCTACTTCGGCCGCCCGGCGACGCCGTACGTGCCGGGCGTGCAGGGGGTCGGCGTCCTGACGCGGCCGGCGCCGACGCACCCGGCGGGCACGCCGGTCTGGTTCGCCACGACCGCGGGCATGATCCCCGGCGACGGCAGCATGGCCGAGCACGCCGTGGTGGCGGCCGCCGATGTGGTCGTCCTGCCGCCCGGGGCCGACCACGCGCTGGTGGCGGCGCTCGGGCTGTCGGCGGTCGCGGCGTGGCGGTGCCTGACCGGGACCGGGCGCCTCGCCACCGGTGAGACGGTCCTGGTGCTCGGCGCCGGTGGCGTGGTCGGCCAGTCGGCGATCCAGCTGGCGCGGGTAGCGGGTGCGGGGCACGTCGTCGCGTGCGCGCGTTCGGACGCCGCGCTGGCGAGAGCCCGGCGGCTCGGCGCGGACTCCACGGTCCGGCTCGAAGCCGGTGACGACGTGGGGAGCCTGGCGCGTCGGCTCGGCGAATGGCCGGCCGACCTGGTGATCGACCCGGTGTGGGGGCTCCCGGCCGCGGCGGCGCTGCACGCGCTGCGCCCGGGCGGGCGCCTGGTCAACCTCGGCAGCTCCGCAGGCGAGCAGAGCTCCCTGTCCTCGGCCCTGCTGCGCAGCCGCTCGCTGCACGTCCGGGGTTACACGAACAACGAGCTGACCGCCGACCAGCGCCGCGAGGCGCTGCTGACGGTGGTGGAGCACGCGATCGCCGGCGCGCTCACCGTCGACTACGCGCGGGTCGCGCTGCCGGACGCGCCCCGGGCGTGGACCCGCCCGGGGCGCGTGGTGCTAGTTCCCTAG
- a CDS encoding dioxygenase, producing MQLVTEDNITELAAARWTSAHDPRTAEVLAALVRHLHAFAREVRLSETEWMAAMRWLTETGQISDEKREEFILASDVLGLSMLVVQMNHAFDAKATPATVLGPFHIDGSPEKEFGGDMSDGLPGTPLYITGTVAGLDGSPVAGAVLDVWQADEEGAYESQLPGIDEARLRAKYTSRADGTYCLRTIAPKGYSIPMDGPVGALISGTDISHFRPAHVHFLINAAGYEPLITHLFQEGAEYLDSDVVFGTKQELVVAFESREPGPTPDGGHCAGPWLEARYDFVLQPV from the coding sequence ATGCAGCTCGTCACCGAGGACAACATCACTGAGCTGGCCGCGGCGCGCTGGACGAGCGCGCACGACCCGCGCACGGCGGAGGTGCTGGCCGCGCTCGTGCGCCACCTGCACGCCTTCGCCCGCGAGGTGCGGCTGAGCGAAACCGAGTGGATGGCCGCGATGCGGTGGCTGACCGAAACCGGGCAGATCAGCGACGAGAAGCGCGAGGAGTTCATCCTCGCCTCCGACGTGCTGGGCTTGAGCATGCTGGTGGTGCAGATGAACCACGCCTTCGACGCGAAGGCGACCCCGGCCACCGTGCTCGGCCCGTTCCACATCGACGGCTCCCCCGAAAAGGAGTTCGGCGGCGACATGTCCGACGGCCTGCCGGGCACGCCGCTCTACATCACCGGGACCGTCGCCGGGCTCGACGGCTCCCCCGTCGCCGGCGCGGTGCTCGACGTGTGGCAGGCCGACGAGGAAGGCGCGTACGAGTCGCAGCTGCCCGGTATCGACGAAGCCCGGCTGCGCGCGAAGTACACCAGCCGCGCCGACGGCACCTACTGCCTGCGCACGATCGCGCCCAAGGGCTATTCGATCCCGATGGACGGCCCGGTCGGCGCACTGATCAGCGGCACCGACATCAGCCACTTCCGGCCCGCCCACGTGCACTTCCTGATCAACGCGGCCGGCTACGAGCCGCTGATCACGCACCTGTTCCAGGAAGGCGCCGAGTACCTCGACAGCGACGTCGTGTTCGGCACCAAACAGGAACTGGTCGTCGCCTTCGAGTCCCGCGAGCCCGGGCCGACGCCGGACGGCGGGCACTGCGCCGGGCCGTGGCTCGAGGCGCGGTACGACTTCGTCCTCCAGCCCGTGTGA
- a CDS encoding citryl-CoA lyase — protein MPDRVYETALGSSTKDKITLLGQDLAEDVMGSVGFGELAFWLATQRRPSKGETRVFEAVLAALADHGFTPTAIVTRLTYLSAPDSVQGALAAGLLGGGSRFLGVTEDCGRFLHAVLETAERPADEAGWDALALATVEKQRAEKKFVPGLGHHVHKDGDPRTRRLFAIAEEEGLRGPHLELFAAIGRVHPRVLGKTLPLNGAGACGAALADLGLPLELLRGFALLARTAGLIGQLAEELRHPVADDIFRSVDLNNRPVPPDPEP, from the coding sequence ATGCCTGACCGCGTCTACGAAACCGCGCTGGGTTCGTCCACGAAGGACAAGATCACGCTGCTCGGCCAGGACCTCGCCGAAGACGTCATGGGCTCGGTCGGTTTCGGCGAGCTCGCGTTCTGGCTCGCGACGCAGCGCCGTCCGTCCAAAGGGGAGACCCGGGTCTTCGAGGCGGTGCTGGCCGCGCTGGCCGACCACGGTTTCACCCCGACGGCGATCGTGACCCGGCTGACCTACCTCTCCGCCCCCGACTCCGTGCAGGGTGCGCTCGCCGCCGGGCTGCTGGGCGGCGGGTCGCGGTTCCTCGGCGTCACCGAGGACTGCGGCCGGTTCCTGCACGCCGTGCTCGAGACCGCCGAACGCCCGGCCGACGAAGCCGGCTGGGACGCGCTCGCGCTCGCGACGGTCGAAAAGCAGCGTGCGGAAAAGAAGTTCGTCCCGGGGCTCGGGCACCACGTGCACAAGGACGGGGACCCGCGCACCCGGCGGCTGTTCGCGATCGCCGAAGAGGAGGGCCTGCGCGGCCCCCACCTGGAACTGTTCGCCGCGATCGGCCGGGTGCACCCCCGGGTGCTCGGGAAAACGCTGCCGCTCAACGGCGCGGGCGCCTGCGGCGCGGCGCTGGCCGACCTCGGGCTGCCGCTGGAACTGCTGCGCGGGTTCGCGCTGCTGGCCCGGACCGCCGGGCTGATCGGCCAGCTCGCCGAGGAGCTGCGCCACCCCGTCGCGGACGACATCTTCCGGTCGGTCGACCTGAACAACCGCCCGGTGCCGCCGGACCCCGAACCCTGA